From the genome of Frateuria soli:
CCTTCGGCAGCGGCACCCATCCGACGACTGCGCTGTGCCTGGAATGGCTGGACGGACTCGAGCTGTCCGGCAAGCGGGTGACCGACTACGGTTGCGGCTCGGGCATCCTGGCCATCGCCGCGCTCAAGCTCGGCGCCGCGGCCGCGATCGGCGTGGACAACGATCCGCAGGCGCTGATCGCCTCCGGCGACAACGCCGAACGCAACGGGGTCGCCGACCGGCTCTGCGTTTTCCTGCCCGGCGATGAACCGGACGCGCCCGCCGACGTGTTCGTCGCCAACATCCTGGCTGGTCCGCTGGGTGAACTGGCCCCCACTTTCGCCGGCGCCTGCAAGAGCGGCGCACCCTTCGCCATCTCCGGCATCCTGGCGGGCCAGCAGAACGAGCTGCTGGCCCGCTACGCCGAATGGTTCGACGATCTGCGGGTAGACGCCCGCGAAGACTGGATCCGCATCAGCGGCCACCGCCGCTGACCGCGACCCCGGCGGGAGCGCACCCGCGCGCACTCGCGCGACCGCGATGCACGGCGGTCGCACACAGGTGCGCGGCCATGACGCCCCTTGCCGGAGTATCTTCCCGCGCGCGCGGGGAAGGCCGGGACGTGCCACCGGCAACGTGCATCCGCGCACACGCGCCGACCCGACAAACGCCGGCTTTCCCTTTACTCTTGCCGGCATGTACACCCAGTGCCCCGACTGCCGCACCGTCTTCTCGCTCGACGCGAGCGTGCTGGCGCATGCGCGGGGGGCAGTGATCTGCAGCAACTGCGAAACCCTGTTCGACGCACTGGACACGCTCGCCGACCAGCTGCCGCCGGAGCCGTTCCGGTTGCTTCCGGGCAACACGCGCTCGGAGGAAGCCCCCAGGCTCGAAGTGGCGATCTACCGTCCTCGCGAAGACGTGCCGGTTGCCGTGGCCGAAGCGCCGTCGACGCCCGCCTTCACCCCCGGCTTCGTCCGGGATCGGCGGACCGCGCGCCAGCGGCCGCGACGCTGGCCATGGGTCGTTACCTGCATCTGCCTGGCGCTGCTGCTGGCCGCCCAGGTGGCCTGGGCCAAGCGCGACGTGCTGGTCGCCGATCCGGCCATCGGCGCGTGGCTGCGCCAGGCCTGCACCACGCTCGGCTGCCGGCTGCCGCTGGTGCGCGACGTGCATCGTTTGCACCTGGTCGCGCGCGACGTGCAGGCCCATCCGAGCGTGCCGGGTGCGCTGATGATCAGCGCCACCGTCCGCAACGACGCGCCGTTCGCCCAGCCCTATCCGGTGGTCTCGCTGACCCTGTCCGATGCCGATGGCCACCACGTGGCGATGCGTCGCCTGCACCCTTCCGAATACCTGGACGATGCCGCGGTGTTGCGCGCCGGGCTGGCGCCTGGCGCCAGTGCAGCGCTGTTGATCGAGGTCGCCGACCCTGGCAACCGCGCGGTGGCCTTCGAATTCGGTTTCGAGTGAAACGGCGGTTTCAATCGAAACGAAAAGCCCCGGGCGCCAGCACTTAAATTTATCGCCCGGCGCCGGTACACTCGCCCCCTCACGCATGCGTTCTTCGCGTGCCAAGCGCGCCATGCCGGCGAGATCCACCATAACCCATGCAGCGGCCCACGCAGCCGCCGCGTCGCTCGTGAGGTACTGCCTGTGAACGCCGTCCGATTGCCTGTCAACGAGGCCGTCCGGGAGCCCCCGTCGTCGCAGAGCGCGCTGGGCGAGTGCGTCAGCCGTATCGTGCGCCGTTACCTGGCCGACATCGGCGACACCGAATGCGACGAGGGCCTGCATGCGCTGGTGATCCGCGAGGTCGAGGGTCCGTTGCTGCGCGAAGTGCTGGCGTTCCACGACGGCAACCAGAGCCGCGCCGCGGCCGTGCTTGGCATCAACCGCGCCACGCTGCGCAAGAAGCTGGCCGCGCACGGCCTGCTGTAACTTCCACGCCCGGATCGCGCGCGTGCCTTCCGTTTTGGCCGTCTGGCCGTCCAAACAGCATTCCATCCGCCTCGGGTTATAATTGCCGGCTTCCCCCTTCCTGGAAGCCGCCATGCCCGCCGCCACCCCCATCCGCCGCGCCCTGCTCAGCGTCTCCGACAAGACCGGGCTGATCGACCTCGGCCGGCGCTTGGCCGCGAAGGGCGTGCAGCTGCTCTCCACCGGCGGATCCGCCAGGGCGCTGCGCGATGCCGGCATCGCCGTGACCGACGTCAGCGAGCTCACCGGCTTCCCCGAGATCATGGACGGCCGCGTCAAGACGCTGCACCCGAAAGTGCACGGCGGCCTGCTCGGACGGCGCGGCACGGACGACAAGGTGATGGCCGACCTCGGCATCGCGCCGATCGACCTGCTGGTGCTGAACCTCTACCCTTTCGAGCAGACCGTCGCCAAGCCCGACTGCACGCTTGAACAGGCGATCGAGAACATCGACATCGGTGGCCCGGCGATGCTGCGCTCGGCTGCGAAGAACTGGGCGGACGTGGCCGTGCTGACCGCGCCGGAACAGTACGGGGATGCGCTCGCCGAGATCGAGCGCGACGGCGGGCTTTCACGTGCCACGCGTTTCAAGCTCGCGGTGGCCGCGTTCAACCGCGTGTCCGACTACGACGGCGCCATCAGCGACTACCTCTCGTCACTCAAGCTCAACGACGCGCACGATGCCATCGCCGGCCACGAGACC
Proteins encoded in this window:
- the prmA gene encoding 50S ribosomal protein L11 methyltransferase codes for the protein MPFLELALTLRAEQQPRVEEALDDLGALSITLRDADAETPDEQAIFEPGVGELPLWPTVTLDALFEAGTDRRGLVEALGELLPWLEPDQLAFRDVADEDWERAWMDQFKPMPFGRRLWIYPWNIEPPADGDIVVVRLDPGLAFGSGTHPTTALCLEWLDGLELSGKRVTDYGCGSGILAIAALKLGAAAAIGVDNDPQALIASGDNAERNGVADRLCVFLPGDEPDAPADVFVANILAGPLGELAPTFAGACKSGAPFAISGILAGQQNELLARYAEWFDDLRVDAREDWIRISGHRR
- a CDS encoding zinc-ribbon and DUF3426 domain-containing protein — translated: MYTQCPDCRTVFSLDASVLAHARGAVICSNCETLFDALDTLADQLPPEPFRLLPGNTRSEEAPRLEVAIYRPREDVPVAVAEAPSTPAFTPGFVRDRRTARQRPRRWPWVVTCICLALLLAAQVAWAKRDVLVADPAIGAWLRQACTTLGCRLPLVRDVHRLHLVARDVQAHPSVPGALMISATVRNDAPFAQPYPVVSLTLSDADGHHVAMRRLHPSEYLDDAAVLRAGLAPGASAALLIEVADPGNRAVAFEFGFE
- a CDS encoding helix-turn-helix domain-containing protein; amino-acid sequence: MPVNAVRLPVNEAVREPPSSQSALGECVSRIVRRYLADIGDTECDEGLHALVIREVEGPLLREVLAFHDGNQSRAAAVLGINRATLRKKLAAHGLL